One window from the genome of Bacillus tianshenii encodes:
- a CDS encoding cytidine deaminase, which translates to MELKKLQQQDLQGKERIVFMNQETLIQAAKEAREQAYTPYSKFKVGAALLTEAGEIVKGCNIENAAYGLCNCAERTAMFKAFSEGERNFQAMAVVADTDRPVPPCGACRQVMVELCPADMPVILTNLQGDVEETTVQQLLPGAFVPEDLNE; encoded by the coding sequence ATGGAATTGAAGAAGTTACAGCAACAGGACTTACAGGGGAAAGAAAGGATTGTTTTTATGAATCAAGAAACACTCATTCAAGCAGCGAAAGAGGCACGAGAACAGGCGTATACACCATATTCAAAGTTTAAGGTTGGCGCTGCTCTACTAACCGAAGCTGGTGAAATCGTCAAAGGATGTAATATTGAAAATGCTGCTTATGGTCTTTGCAATTGTGCAGAAAGAACGGCAATGTTTAAAGCTTTTTCAGAAGGGGAAAGGAACTTTCAAGCGATGGCGGTAGTTGCTGACACTGACCGACCAGTTCCTCCATGCGGTGCTTGCCGTCAAGTAATGGTGGAGCTATGCCCAGCTGATATGCCCGTTATTTTAACAAACCTACAAGGCGATGTTGAAGAGACAACTGTGCAGCAATTACTACCAGGAGCATTCGTACCGGAGGATCTAAATGAATAA